The proteins below are encoded in one region of Nitrospira sp.:
- a CDS encoding arylesterase yields MKPRLRFLPLIAIVLSTAGLPLLWPDAGPGREPGERQKIVAFGDSLTAGLGVSRERAYPAQLEKRLNAEGLHYQVVNAGVSGDTTAGGVRRVQWILKSRPQIVVLELGANDGLRGLSLAQTRQNLAEIIERLLEAKVHVVLAGMKLPPNYGEDYTTGFERLYPALATRYRLPLIAFFLEGVAARPALNQADGIHPTEDGYRLVAETVYQVIRPLLEKFNAQSPDPP; encoded by the coding sequence CTCTGGCCCGATGCCGGGCCAGGTCGTGAGCCAGGTGAACGTCAGAAAATCGTGGCGTTCGGAGACAGCCTGACGGCGGGTCTGGGCGTGTCACGAGAACGCGCGTATCCGGCGCAGTTGGAAAAACGTCTGAACGCGGAAGGTCTTCACTACCAGGTTGTCAACGCGGGCGTGAGCGGCGATACGACGGCAGGCGGGGTCCGACGCGTTCAGTGGATACTAAAAAGTCGCCCGCAGATCGTCGTCCTGGAGTTGGGCGCGAACGACGGACTCCGGGGTCTCAGCCTGGCTCAGACCCGCCAGAATCTCGCGGAAATTATAGAACGCCTGCTCGAAGCCAAGGTCCACGTCGTGCTCGCGGGGATGAAGCTTCCGCCGAATTATGGCGAAGACTACACAACCGGTTTCGAACGGCTCTACCCCGCCCTTGCCACCCGCTACCGGCTGCCGTTGATTGCGTTCTTCTTGGAGGGAGTGGCCGCCCGTCCGGCCCTGAATCAGGCTGACGGGATCCATCCGACCGAGGACGGGTATCGACTGGTCGCCGAAACGGTGTACCAGGTGATCCGCCCGCTTCTCGAAAAATTCAACGCTCAGTCACCAGACCCGCCGTGA